TCAACTACGCCTTCTCCAGTGCCCCGCACCTGGACGTGATCTGGTCCGCCTGGGGCGGGCTGGTGTTCATTCTGCGCGATATGGTGCAAACCCGTTTCGGCCACGGTGCCCTGGTGGCCATGCTGGTGGCGCTGGTGCTGTCCTACGTGACCTCGGAGCCGGCCATCGCCCTGGCCAGCGCAACCGCCTTCTTCATTTCCGAACTGATCGACTGGCTGGTGTTCAGCATCACCCGCAGGCCGCTGCGTGATCGCCTGTGGCTGAGTTCGGCGCTGAGCATTCCGGTCGATACCTTCATTTTCTTCGGCATGATCGGTGCGCTGACCCCTGCT
The sequence above is a segment of the Pseudomonas sp. Teo4 genome. Coding sequences within it:
- a CDS encoding VUT family protein, with protein sequence MFYLIAYISSVVLINYAFSSAPHLDVIWSAWGGLVFILRDMVQTRFGHGALVAMLVALVLSYVTSEPAIALASATAFFISELIDWLVFSITRRPLRDRLWLSSALSIPVDTFIFFGMIGALTPAVIGTAMASKFAGVTAVWLAMAFRARRAAVAG